The window TAATCAAAGAGAACAGGCTTATATTGCAGGTTATATTTCGGCGCTTGTAAGTTTAAGCAATATGAAATATGCAAATGCGGAAAAAAAACTCGGGCTTATTGCAGGTCAGGAATATCCTGCAATGCTTAACACTATTTTGCCCGCTTTTTTAGAAGGAGCAAGGGCTGCCGATAATGATTTTACCGTCGATTTTAGAATTGTCGGAAACTGGTACGATGCCGCAAAGGGTGCGGAGCTTGCCCGTGCAATGTACGAAGACGGTGCCGATGTAATTATGCCTATTTCAGGCGGAGCGAATCAGGGTGTTCTTGCCGCCGCAAAGGAATTGGGTTTTTATGTTTCGTGGTTTGATGATAACGGTTATGCAAAGGCGGAAGGCTACGTAGTATCAAGCTCCGAAATGAAACAAAAACAATTGGCTTACGAACAAACCCTTAATTTTATCGAAGGAAGGTTAAACGAGGGTTCTTCAAATACGCTCGGCATTAAAGACGGTTATGTTAATTTTATTTCAGATGACCCTATTTATATAGAAACCGTGCCGGAAGAAATCCGCAATAAACAGGAAGCTATGTTAAAAAAAATAGCGGACGGTTCTTTGGACCTTTCAATAAAATAAAACCGGCAGTTACGATTTTGAAAAAAAACGGAACGGCTGAATTAAGCGGTATTTGTAAAACCTATAAAACCGAAAATAAAACTACCGGAGAAATTTTTACAAATACCGCATTAACCGATGTTAATATAAAGTTTTTCACTTCGGAAATACATGCCTTGCTGGGCGAAAACGGAGCGGGAAAGTCCACTCTTGTAAATATACTTTCAGGACTTATCCCTCCTACAGGCGGCTTAATTAAAATTGCAGATAAAACGTACTCTTTTAATTCTCCTAATGATGCCTTAAATGCCGGAATTGCAATCGTGCATCAGCAGCCCCGCCTTGCGGAAAATGCAACCGTTTTTGAAAATATAATTATCGGTGCTCCCAAAAAGAATATTTTTTCCGTCTTAAATATTAAAAGCGAAAAACAAAAAATTGAAGATTTAAAGTCGCTTTGGAAAGTACGGCTTAATTTAAATGAATGCGTAAAAAATCTTTCATCGGATAAGAAATTTTATACGGCAATGTTTTCGGCTCTTTATAGAAATCCCGCATTTTTAATCTTGGACGAGCCTGCCGCAGTTTTTTCAAAAAACGGGCGTGCCGAATTTTTTACTTTATTAAAAACCGTATGCAAAGAAAAAAGCTTGGGAGTTATTTTAATTACACATAATGTTTCCGATGCAATAAACGCTTCGGATAAAATTTCGGTTTTAAAAAACGGGAAACTGCACGGGACTTTTTTGACTTCCGTTTTAATCGAAAAGAACGGTGCGGAAGATTTTATAAAAGAAAAAATGTTTTTAAAAAAAACGTTTTTAAATTTACCGGATAAAAAAAACGGGGACACTCTGAAATCAAAGATAAGTTTTACGGTTTCTCTTTGTTTTAATAAAAACAAAATTCCTTTTGTAAATAATTTTAAGTTACAGGCAAAGCAGGGGAAAATTACAGGTGTTATAGGTTTTCCCAACAGCGGTTTGGAGCTTTTGGAAAATATTATTTCTGGTATGAGTAATGTACAAATGTTAATGGCAAAAGAAGATTCTAAAAATAATTTTATTGAAATAAACACATTAAACGGCAATACAATTATTCCGATAAAAAAAATAACGCCTTCCGTTTTATTAAAACATAAAATCGCCTTTATTCCTTCCGACAGAAATTACAGGGCTTCAAATTCCGTATTAACTATAGAGGAAATTTTAAACTGCTATAATTTAAAAAAGAATTTTTTAAATAAACGGGAGTTTTCAGCCTTTGCGGAGAAAATTTTAAAAGAAGAAAACATAAATGCGGTACCGGGACGTCTTGCAGGAACTCTTTCAGGAGGTCAGCTTCAACGTATTATTTTATCCAGGGCTCTTTCGGAAAATCCTGAAATAATTATTGCCTGTGAACCTGCATGGGGCTTGGACGCTGCAACTACGGAAATGTTAATGAAAAAATTTCATACGGTTGCAGAAAACGGAAAAACCGTTATAATTCTAACAAAAGAATT is drawn from Treponema pedis and contains these coding sequences:
- a CDS encoding BMP family ABC transporter substrate-binding protein, which codes for MKKIIFTVLSCVFIFVFYSCNKTENKQTDSQMNIAVFLPGVRAGSPVYEMLASGVEEAVNFANRNGKNVEVKILEAGTNQADWGTKLTSLAVDGKYGLIISSNPSLPQIAEPVSKQFPNQKFLLLDAYSEGNPMITTFRYNQREQAYIAGYISALVSLSNMKYANAEKKLGLIAGQEYPAMLNTILPAFLEGARAADNDFTVDFRIVGNWYDAAKGAELARAMYEDGADVIMPISGGANQGVLAAAKELGFYVSWFDDNGYAKAEGYVVSSSEMKQKQLAYEQTLNFIEGRLNEGSSNTLGIKDGYVNFISDDPIYIETVPEEIRNKQEAMLKKIADGSLDLSIK
- a CDS encoding ATP-binding cassette domain-containing protein, with the translated sequence MKKNGTAELSGICKTYKTENKTTGEIFTNTALTDVNIKFFTSEIHALLGENGAGKSTLVNILSGLIPPTGGLIKIADKTYSFNSPNDALNAGIAIVHQQPRLAENATVFENIIIGAPKKNIFSVLNIKSEKQKIEDLKSLWKVRLNLNECVKNLSSDKKFYTAMFSALYRNPAFLILDEPAAVFSKNGRAEFFTLLKTVCKEKSLGVILITHNVSDAINASDKISVLKNGKLHGTFLTSVLIEKNGAEDFIKEKMFLKKTFLNLPDKKNGDTLKSKISFTVSLCFNKNKIPFVNNFKLQAKQGKITGVIGFPNSGLELLENIISGMSNVQMLMAKEDSKNNFIEINTLNGNTIIPIKKITPSVLLKHKIAFIPSDRNYRASNSVLTIEEILNCYNLKKNFLNKREFSAFAEKILKEENINAVPGRLAGTLSGGQLQRIILSRALSENPEIIIACEPAWGLDAATTEMLMKKFHTVAENGKTVIILTKEFDTALYKNYFDAVYFLGRED